The following coding sequences lie in one Myxococcus xanthus genomic window:
- a CDS encoding non-ribosomal peptide synthetase/type I polyketide synthase produces MTLNELLQALAGHGIKLSVEGDRLAVDSPTGEIPGALREQLVANKAALLTLLSEQRVPQAETLPQITPRPEERHEPFPMTEIQQAYSVGRQAELEMNAAMHAYNEIDCHALDLARFEDAWNLLIARHEMLRVVALPGFQQRILPDVPRYVLPVEDLRGRELEETEARFQAIRERLSQQVLALDQWPLFELRVCQLDGGRSRLFMSIDGTFIDGYSFQILYRELVHLYKHLGGAPALPQLDLSFRDYALAVQHARGARYARSLEYWRSRLPNLPPAPDLPLDKDPGSLRRPRFGRVFERLGPNIWQPLKQRARARKLTEPELLLAAYAEVMARWSRSPRFTLNVPHFNRLPLHPQVNEIVGTFASFTLIEVDHRPERTFTERALAIRDQLFLALEHREVSGVELLRELFRAQGRIAGAIMPVVMTSFASHSKSKDSHWVDFLAEEFGELIEALTQTPQVWIDLQIVYQRGGVFLNWDVAEELFPSGMIEDMFSSFCALLRRLAEDDAAWDQPGLDTRPVRQVELLARVNDTARPRSGELLHTGFYRHAAARPDALALASSSVSLSYGELARRSSRLGHALRERGAAPNRIVAIVMEKGWEQVVAALGVLSSGAAYLPIDAGLPHERRVFMMRNGGAELAVTQPKFAQESWPEGVQVLVVTPDAFSEYSEAPLAPVQKPEDLAHILYTSGSTGQPNGAMLTHAGMVNGVEWTNRKFGVGPDDRVIALSALHHDFSVYDVFGTLSAGAALVMPDASSRRDPSHWAELMSRHGVSIWSTVPAMMEMLLTYLEGSNARLTCPLRLVMLGGDWLPVTMPARLRAKFGDVKLMSVGGPTETSLWNISHPVVEADERRRSIPYGKPISNTKYYVLDEHLDERPIWVPGELCCAGVGVALGYVGEGAGSKKFTVHPRTGERLYRTGDLGRYLPDGTIEFLGRVDFQLSIRGQRIEPGEIEAALLQEPSISAAVVGAVGEHHEKRLVAYVVPSDTKRGVETRHVREFLSRKLPEHLVPSTYVVLEALPLTRNAKVDRKALPHPDHVAQPTQREASKPAATRPGREAQALQQSIAKAVAEVLGVPEVHPDRNFFELGANSVHLIKLHLELKEKLGLSVPVTDLFGRPTVKVLAARLAAAGGEAKPEVALAPREETPRTQDARDIAIIGLSCRFPGASTPEQFWQNLMQGVESVGTFTDDELLAAGVSPEAFRNPGYVRSSAVMEDFDAFDAEFFSLTPREARALDPQQRVFLECAWEALEDAGYPPSERNGLVGVYAGKSVSHYRYPYPDLTRPIGFFQDLMAQDKDFLATQVSYKLDLRGPSINVQTACSTSLVAVSAACAALNEGSCDLALAGGVAIKVPHRVGYLYEEGSVFSRDGHCRPFDAGANGTIPGSGAGIVVLKRLSQALADGDRVLAVIKGSAINNDGHRKVGFMAPGVEGQTDVVRRAHQHAKVDPRTISYVEAHGTGTSIGDPIEVSALTEAFGGQVQTQSCGLGSVKGNIGHLDSAAGIAGLIKVVLALQHRTLPPTLHYQSPNPRLELHKTPFYVVDKARPWTATQGVLRAGLSSFGIGGTNAHMVLEEAPPQTTPAPDAQQVDRSRHLLALSSRSPEALRQLAGRYRAVLEAPGASLADVCFSANTGRVAFDHRLAVVGADAAQVAAVLSAAERKEEHPGFVQGEADAKQAVKVAFLFSGQGSQYVGAARELYQTHPGFRRRIDSFDQMLREYWDRSLISVLYAEPGTPSPIDQLDYAQPVVFVLEYALAELWMSWGIQPDVLLGHSTGELAAACIAGVFSVEDGLKLAVHRGRLIQQLPEGSNIAVSAAEPELRQFLAQGGWASSIAAVNGPDNIVISGIPAEIVEIGRALDAKGYKVKRLNIPRAAHSVMMEAILQEFRAVAATLRYSPPSIPMVSGMTGELITDGLCTPDYWCSQLRNPVQFGRGVEALYRDGMSVFVEVGPKATLLGMAARSVPEGVGTWLPSLRADDGGWRQMLESLAALYVRGVPVDWAAVDAGYPRRKVEVPTYAFQRQRYWEEGAGLQRPNGRSVSRAEHPLIGERVPLAILEAGELLFEATLGPASQAFLGQHRVFGTPTLPATGYVEMALAAGARLLGTTALELTDLAILNAMTFPKDAERKVQCAVRRDGEGKAAVRIFSRTGEGSERAWSLHATGTLAVLGDDASDTGAHDLDSVLKDLQTPLPVEDYYQRARNAGVDFGPEFQGITELRREGEQVLARIERPAGLGSGGGYLAHPALMDACLQVVGGAYPDMDGTELYVPVHIERLHVLGSIEDGVWSHAVVRPVDEAGKRLRADVRIFGRDGALRAWVRGLELQRTSQEALRAALSTSLDEWLYERRWEPLALEGSRPETLVPASGACLILSERDGTGQQLAQVLTRDGRACFVAIRGTQPRRIDETTFEVPDAPESLVEALRELPLPAALSDVILMWGSYSAEAEMLDADALGQAARVTGGGALGLLQFLLDRGYSGTVWLVSRGAQPVKPGAPLPGLAQSLLWGMARPLAIEASELDCRCVDLDVQGESSAQVELLAQEIRRRAEVAEDQVAYRDGRYVARLRRVESRKLVEPSAERVEAFRADRSYLVAGGLGRLGLLTAELLASRGARNLVLTGRGAPGPHAAERLEHLRQQGVRVEYRQVDIADAEPLAALLNEVARDMAPLGGVFHSAGVLDDGVLRQQRWERFETVLRPKLRGAWNLHRLTAGLPLDYFVMFSSVASLVGSAGQSNHCAANAFEDALAHHRRALGLPALSINWGIWAGDAGAQVSVSEEARTPGFGVIPKAQGLRALELLLTSRVPQVGVAAIDWAVFGSGRSTPYVAELLERAGGERTVERASFLDTLSAAAIENRRQLLMDYVREQVAWMRGVGSGESIDPARGFHELGIDSLAALQLKNRLQSGLGVSLPATLVFNYPTAEKLAMQLMDAFIPLEFTEEARATSKSDASVESPLEGLAEANLAHLLSEQLSKMN; encoded by the coding sequence ATGACATTGAATGAGCTTCTTCAGGCCCTGGCCGGGCATGGCATCAAGCTGTCGGTGGAGGGGGACCGCCTGGCGGTCGATTCACCCACAGGCGAGATTCCGGGAGCGCTGCGCGAGCAGCTCGTGGCGAACAAGGCGGCGCTGCTGACCTTGCTGTCGGAGCAGCGCGTGCCCCAGGCGGAGACGCTGCCGCAAATCACGCCCCGGCCCGAGGAGCGGCACGAGCCGTTCCCGATGACGGAGATCCAGCAGGCCTACAGCGTGGGCCGGCAGGCCGAGCTCGAGATGAACGCGGCGATGCACGCGTACAACGAGATCGACTGCCACGCGCTCGACCTGGCCCGCTTCGAGGACGCCTGGAACCTGCTCATCGCCCGCCACGAGATGCTTCGGGTGGTGGCGCTCCCGGGCTTCCAGCAGCGCATCCTCCCCGACGTGCCGCGCTACGTCCTGCCCGTGGAGGACCTGCGCGGACGCGAACTGGAAGAGACGGAGGCTCGCTTCCAGGCCATCCGCGAGCGCCTGTCGCAGCAGGTGCTGGCGCTCGACCAGTGGCCGTTGTTCGAGCTCCGAGTGTGCCAGCTCGATGGGGGCCGTTCGCGCCTCTTCATGAGCATCGATGGGACCTTCATCGATGGTTACAGCTTCCAGATTCTCTACCGGGAGCTCGTCCACCTCTACAAACACCTGGGTGGGGCGCCCGCGCTTCCCCAGCTGGACCTGTCCTTCCGTGACTACGCGCTGGCGGTGCAGCATGCGCGCGGTGCTCGTTATGCGCGTTCGCTCGAGTACTGGCGCTCCCGCCTTCCGAACCTCCCGCCCGCGCCGGACCTCCCGCTCGACAAGGACCCGGGTTCACTCCGGCGTCCCCGCTTCGGGCGCGTGTTCGAACGGCTGGGGCCGAATATCTGGCAGCCGCTCAAGCAGCGAGCCCGCGCGCGCAAGCTGACGGAGCCGGAGCTGCTGCTGGCGGCGTACGCGGAGGTCATGGCGCGCTGGAGCCGCAGCCCTCGCTTCACGCTCAACGTCCCGCACTTCAACCGGCTGCCCCTTCATCCCCAGGTCAATGAGATTGTCGGCACCTTCGCCAGCTTCACGCTGATCGAGGTGGACCACCGGCCGGAGCGGACATTCACGGAGCGGGCGCTGGCCATCCGGGATCAGCTCTTCCTGGCGCTGGAGCACCGAGAGGTCAGCGGCGTCGAGCTGCTGCGCGAGCTGTTCCGGGCCCAGGGGCGTATCGCGGGCGCCATCATGCCCGTGGTGATGACGAGCTTCGCGTCTCACTCCAAGAGCAAGGACTCGCACTGGGTCGACTTCCTGGCGGAGGAGTTCGGCGAGCTCATCGAGGCGCTGACGCAGACGCCCCAGGTGTGGATCGACCTGCAGATTGTCTACCAGCGGGGCGGCGTCTTCCTGAACTGGGACGTGGCGGAGGAGCTGTTCCCGTCCGGCATGATTGAAGACATGTTCTCCAGCTTCTGCGCGCTGCTGCGGCGCCTGGCGGAGGACGACGCGGCGTGGGACCAGCCGGGGCTGGACACCCGTCCGGTCCGGCAGGTGGAGCTGCTGGCCCGCGTCAACGACACGGCGCGCCCGAGGAGCGGGGAGTTGCTCCACACCGGCTTCTACCGCCACGCCGCGGCGCGCCCGGACGCCCTGGCGCTGGCCTCGTCGAGCGTCAGCCTGAGCTATGGCGAGCTCGCCCGGCGCTCCAGCCGGCTCGGACATGCGCTGCGCGAGCGTGGTGCCGCGCCCAACCGCATCGTCGCGATTGTGATGGAGAAGGGGTGGGAGCAGGTCGTGGCCGCGCTGGGCGTTCTCAGCTCGGGAGCGGCGTACCTGCCCATCGACGCGGGGCTGCCGCACGAGCGGCGCGTCTTCATGATGCGGAACGGCGGGGCTGAGCTGGCGGTGACGCAGCCGAAGTTCGCCCAGGAGTCCTGGCCCGAAGGGGTGCAGGTGCTCGTCGTCACGCCGGACGCCTTCAGCGAGTACAGCGAAGCGCCGCTGGCGCCCGTGCAGAAGCCCGAGGACCTGGCGCACATCCTCTACACCTCCGGCTCCACGGGACAGCCCAACGGGGCCATGCTCACCCACGCGGGGATGGTCAACGGCGTGGAGTGGACGAACCGGAAGTTCGGCGTCGGGCCGGATGACCGCGTCATCGCGCTCAGCGCGCTCCACCACGACTTCTCCGTCTACGACGTCTTCGGCACCCTGAGCGCGGGCGCGGCCCTGGTCATGCCGGACGCCTCCTCGCGCAGGGACCCCTCCCACTGGGCCGAGCTGATGTCCCGTCATGGCGTCTCCATCTGGAGCACCGTGCCGGCGATGATGGAGATGCTGCTGACGTATCTCGAAGGCAGCAACGCCCGGCTGACCTGCCCGCTGCGTCTGGTGATGCTCGGAGGAGATTGGCTCCCCGTCACCATGCCCGCGCGGCTGCGGGCGAAGTTCGGCGACGTGAAGCTGATGAGCGTCGGCGGCCCGACGGAGACGTCCCTGTGGAACATCTCCCATCCAGTCGTCGAAGCCGACGAGCGGCGCCGCAGCATCCCGTACGGCAAGCCCATCTCGAACACGAAGTACTACGTGCTGGACGAGCACCTGGACGAGCGCCCCATCTGGGTGCCCGGCGAGCTGTGCTGCGCGGGCGTGGGTGTGGCGCTGGGCTACGTGGGCGAGGGTGCGGGCTCGAAGAAGTTCACCGTGCATCCACGGACGGGGGAGCGCCTCTACCGCACCGGCGACCTCGGACGGTACCTGCCGGATGGCACCATCGAGTTCCTCGGCCGCGTCGACTTCCAGCTCTCCATCCGTGGACAGCGCATCGAGCCGGGTGAAATCGAGGCCGCGTTGCTCCAGGAGCCGAGCATCAGCGCGGCGGTGGTCGGGGCGGTCGGCGAGCACCACGAAAAGCGCCTGGTCGCCTACGTCGTCCCCTCGGACACGAAGCGCGGTGTGGAGACCCGGCACGTCCGCGAGTTCCTGTCGCGCAAGCTGCCCGAACACCTGGTCCCATCGACCTACGTCGTGTTGGAGGCGCTGCCGCTGACCCGCAACGCGAAGGTGGACCGCAAGGCGCTGCCGCACCCGGACCACGTCGCGCAGCCCACGCAGCGCGAAGCGAGCAAGCCCGCCGCCACCCGGCCTGGCCGTGAGGCCCAGGCGCTTCAGCAGTCCATCGCGAAGGCGGTGGCGGAGGTGCTGGGCGTTCCAGAGGTCCACCCGGACCGGAACTTCTTCGAGCTGGGCGCCAACTCGGTACACCTCATCAAGCTCCACCTCGAGCTCAAGGAGAAGCTGGGGCTTTCGGTTCCCGTCACGGACCTGTTCGGCAGGCCCACCGTCAAGGTGCTCGCGGCCAGGCTCGCGGCGGCGGGCGGTGAGGCGAAGCCCGAGGTGGCACTCGCGCCGCGCGAGGAGACTCCGCGGACGCAGGATGCGCGGGACATCGCCATCATCGGCTTGAGCTGCCGCTTCCCCGGGGCGTCGACGCCCGAGCAGTTCTGGCAGAACCTGATGCAGGGCGTGGAGTCGGTGGGCACCTTCACCGATGACGAGCTGCTGGCCGCGGGTGTCAGTCCGGAGGCGTTCCGGAATCCCGGGTACGTCCGCTCGTCGGCGGTGATGGAGGACTTTGACGCCTTCGACGCGGAGTTCTTCTCGCTGACGCCCCGCGAGGCGCGCGCGTTGGATCCGCAGCAGCGGGTGTTCCTGGAGTGCGCCTGGGAGGCGCTGGAGGACGCGGGCTATCCGCCGTCGGAGCGTAACGGGCTCGTGGGCGTGTATGCCGGGAAGAGCGTCAGCCACTACCGCTATCCCTATCCGGACCTGACGCGGCCCATCGGCTTCTTCCAGGACCTGATGGCCCAGGACAAGGACTTCCTGGCCACGCAGGTGTCCTACAAGCTCGACCTGCGCGGGCCCAGCATCAACGTCCAGACGGCGTGCTCCACGTCCCTGGTCGCGGTGTCCGCGGCGTGCGCGGCGCTGAATGAGGGCAGCTGCGACCTCGCGCTCGCGGGCGGCGTGGCCATCAAGGTCCCCCACCGCGTGGGCTACTTGTACGAGGAAGGCAGCGTCTTCTCGCGCGACGGCCACTGCCGTCCCTTCGACGCCGGGGCCAACGGAACCATTCCGGGAAGCGGCGCCGGCATCGTGGTCCTCAAGCGCCTGAGCCAGGCGCTGGCGGATGGAGACCGGGTGCTCGCCGTCATCAAGGGCTCCGCCATCAACAACGACGGGCACCGCAAGGTGGGCTTCATGGCGCCCGGCGTCGAGGGCCAGACGGACGTAGTGCGCCGTGCGCATCAGCACGCGAAGGTGGACCCGCGGACCATTTCCTATGTCGAAGCCCATGGCACCGGAACGTCCATTGGCGACCCCATTGAAGTCTCCGCGCTGACGGAGGCGTTTGGGGGACAGGTCCAGACGCAGTCGTGCGGCCTGGGCTCGGTGAAGGGCAACATCGGCCACCTCGACAGCGCGGCGGGCATCGCTGGGCTCATCAAGGTCGTGCTGGCACTTCAGCACCGCACGTTGCCGCCCACGCTCCACTACCAGTCGCCGAACCCGCGGCTGGAGCTCCACAAGACGCCTTTCTACGTGGTGGACAAGGCCCGGCCGTGGACCGCGACGCAGGGCGTCCTGCGGGCGGGGCTCAGTTCGTTCGGCATCGGCGGCACCAACGCCCACATGGTCCTCGAAGAGGCGCCGCCGCAGACGACGCCAGCGCCGGACGCGCAGCAAGTGGACCGCTCGCGGCACCTCCTGGCGCTCTCGTCGCGGAGCCCGGAGGCGCTGCGGCAGCTCGCGGGCCGCTACCGGGCGGTGCTCGAGGCGCCGGGCGCATCGCTCGCGGACGTGTGCTTCTCCGCGAACACCGGCCGTGTTGCCTTCGACCACCGACTCGCGGTGGTGGGCGCGGACGCCGCGCAGGTGGCCGCCGTCCTGAGCGCTGCGGAGCGGAAGGAAGAGCACCCGGGGTTCGTTCAGGGAGAGGCTGACGCGAAGCAAGCGGTGAAGGTCGCGTTCCTGTTCTCCGGTCAGGGCTCGCAGTACGTCGGAGCCGCGCGTGAGCTGTACCAGACGCATCCGGGCTTCCGCCGGCGCATCGACTCGTTCGACCAGATGCTCCGTGAGTATTGGGACCGTTCGCTGATCTCCGTCCTCTACGCGGAGCCGGGGACGCCATCTCCCATCGACCAGCTCGACTACGCCCAGCCGGTGGTCTTCGTGTTGGAGTACGCGCTGGCCGAGCTGTGGATGTCGTGGGGCATCCAGCCGGACGTATTGCTGGGACACAGCACGGGCGAGCTGGCGGCGGCCTGCATCGCGGGCGTGTTCAGCGTCGAGGATGGCCTGAAGCTGGCCGTTCACCGCGGCCGGTTGATTCAGCAGCTTCCGGAGGGAAGCAATATCGCGGTCTCCGCCGCGGAGCCGGAGCTGCGCCAGTTCCTCGCCCAGGGTGGTTGGGCCAGCTCCATCGCGGCCGTCAACGGGCCGGACAACATCGTCATCTCCGGCATCCCCGCGGAGATTGTGGAGATAGGCCGGGCGCTGGACGCGAAGGGCTACAAGGTCAAGCGGCTGAACATCCCGCGCGCGGCCCACTCGGTGATGATGGAGGCCATCCTCCAGGAGTTCCGGGCCGTCGCCGCGACGCTGCGTTATTCGCCGCCGTCGATTCCGATGGTCTCCGGGATGACGGGCGAGCTCATCACCGACGGGCTCTGCACGCCGGACTACTGGTGCAGCCAGCTTCGCAACCCGGTGCAGTTCGGCCGGGGCGTGGAAGCGTTGTACCGCGACGGCATGAGCGTCTTCGTCGAGGTCGGCCCGAAGGCGACCCTGCTCGGCATGGCGGCGCGCTCGGTGCCCGAGGGCGTGGGCACCTGGCTGCCGAGCCTGCGCGCCGATGACGGCGGCTGGCGGCAGATGCTGGAGAGTCTGGCGGCACTGTACGTGCGCGGCGTTCCGGTGGATTGGGCGGCAGTGGATGCCGGCTACCCACGGCGCAAGGTGGAAGTCCCCACCTATGCCTTCCAGCGTCAACGCTACTGGGAGGAGGGCGCGGGCCTCCAGCGTCCCAACGGGCGGAGCGTTTCCCGCGCCGAGCACCCGCTGATTGGCGAGCGCGTTCCCCTGGCCATCCTGGAGGCCGGTGAGCTGTTGTTCGAGGCCACGCTGGGGCCTGCCTCGCAGGCGTTCCTGGGTCAGCACCGCGTCTTCGGAACGCCCACACTGCCCGCGACGGGCTACGTCGAGATGGCGCTGGCCGCCGGGGCCCGGCTGTTGGGCACGACCGCGTTGGAGCTGACGGACCTGGCCATCCTCAACGCGATGACCTTCCCGAAGGATGCCGAGCGGAAGGTGCAGTGCGCCGTGCGCCGCGACGGAGAGGGCAAGGCCGCTGTGCGCATCTTCAGCCGGACGGGTGAGGGCTCGGAGCGCGCGTGGAGCCTGCATGCGACGGGCACGCTCGCCGTCCTCGGTGATGATGCATCGGACACCGGGGCGCACGACCTCGACAGCGTGTTGAAGGACCTGCAGACCCCGCTTCCCGTCGAGGACTACTACCAGCGGGCACGGAACGCGGGCGTCGACTTCGGGCCGGAGTTTCAGGGCATCACCGAGCTGCGCCGGGAAGGCGAGCAGGTCCTGGCGCGCATCGAGCGCCCGGCCGGCCTCGGGAGCGGCGGTGGCTACCTCGCGCATCCCGCCCTGATGGATGCCTGCCTCCAGGTGGTGGGCGGCGCCTATCCGGACATGGATGGCACCGAGCTGTACGTGCCGGTGCACATCGAGCGGCTTCACGTGCTGGGCAGCATCGAAGACGGCGTGTGGAGCCATGCGGTGGTGCGGCCGGTGGATGAGGCTGGGAAGCGGCTGCGTGCGGATGTCCGCATCTTCGGAAGAGATGGGGCGCTGCGCGCCTGGGTGCGCGGCCTGGAGCTTCAGCGCACGAGCCAGGAGGCGCTGCGTGCCGCGCTCTCCACCTCGCTGGATGAGTGGCTCTACGAGCGGCGGTGGGAGCCGCTCGCATTGGAGGGGAGTCGTCCGGAGACGCTGGTGCCCGCGAGCGGCGCGTGCCTGATTCTCTCGGAGCGCGACGGCACGGGGCAGCAGCTCGCACAGGTGCTGACGCGCGATGGCCGCGCCTGCTTCGTCGCCATCCGTGGCACACAGCCGCGCCGTATCGATGAGACCACCTTCGAGGTCCCTGACGCGCCCGAATCGCTCGTGGAGGCCTTGCGCGAACTGCCGCTTCCGGCGGCACTGTCCGACGTCATCCTGATGTGGGGCTCCTACTCCGCGGAGGCGGAGATGCTGGATGCCGATGCGCTGGGGCAGGCGGCTCGGGTGACGGGTGGTGGCGCGCTGGGCCTGCTCCAGTTCCTGCTGGACCGTGGGTACTCCGGCACGGTGTGGCTGGTGTCGCGTGGCGCGCAGCCCGTGAAGCCGGGCGCCCCGTTGCCCGGGCTCGCCCAGTCGTTGCTGTGGGGCATGGCGCGGCCTCTGGCCATCGAGGCGTCGGAGTTGGATTGCCGGTGTGTCGACCTCGATGTCCAGGGAGAATCGAGCGCCCAGGTGGAGTTGCTCGCGCAGGAGATTCGCCGTCGCGCGGAGGTGGCGGAGGACCAGGTGGCCTATCGCGATGGCCGCTACGTCGCGCGACTCCGGAGGGTCGAGTCACGGAAGCTGGTCGAGCCGTCCGCGGAGCGCGTCGAGGCCTTCCGAGCGGACCGCAGCTATCTCGTGGCGGGCGGGCTCGGACGCCTGGGCTTGCTGACGGCGGAGTTGCTGGCGAGCCGGGGGGCACGCAACCTGGTGCTGACAGGCCGGGGCGCTCCGGGGCCGCACGCGGCGGAACGCCTGGAGCACCTGCGCCAGCAGGGTGTCCGTGTCGAGTACCGGCAAGTCGACATCGCGGATGCGGAGCCGCTGGCCGCGCTGCTGAACGAGGTGGCGCGGGACATGGCCCCTCTGGGCGGCGTGTTCCACTCGGCCGGTGTGCTGGATGACGGCGTGCTGCGGCAGCAGCGCTGGGAGCGCTTCGAGACCGTGCTGCGGCCGAAGTTGCGTGGCGCCTGGAACCTGCATCGTCTGACCGCGGGCCTGCCGCTGGACTACTTCGTGATGTTCTCCTCCGTCGCGTCGCTCGTCGGCTCGGCGGGACAGTCGAATCACTGCGCGGCGAACGCCTTCGAGGATGCGCTGGCGCACCACCGCCGCGCCCTGGGTCTTCCTGCCCTGAGCATCAACTGGGGCATCTGGGCCGGTGACGCGGGCGCCCAGGTGTCGGTGAGCGAGGAGGCTCGGACGCCGGGCTTCGGCGTCATTCCGAAGGCGCAGGGCCTGCGCGCGCTGGAGCTGCTCCTCACGTCGCGCGTTCCTCAGGTAGGCGTGGCCGCCATCGACTGGGCTGTCTTCGGAAGCGGCCGGTCCACGCCCTACGTCGCGGAGTTGCTCGAGCGGGCAGGGGGCGAGCGCACTGTGGAGCGCGCGTCGTTCCTGGACACGCTCTCGGCGGCGGCCATCGAGAATCGTCGGCAGTTGCTGATGGATTACGTGCGCGAGCAGGTCGCGTGGATGCGAGGCGTGGGCTCCGGCGAGTCCATCGACCCGGCGCGTGGGTTCCACGAGCTGGGCATCGACTCGCTGGCGGCGCTCCAGCTCAAGAACCGGCTCCAGAGCGGGCTCGGCGTGTCGCTGCCGGCGACGCTCGTCTTCAACTACCCGACGGCAGAGAAGCTCGCGATGCAGCTCATGGACGCGTTCATCCCCTTGGAGTTCACGGAGGAAGCGCGCGCCACGTCGAAGTCAGACGCCTCGGTCGAGAGCCCGCTGGAAGGGCTGGCTGAAGCCAACCTCGCGCACCTGCTCTCCGAGCAGCTGTCGAAGATGAACTAG